The Macrococcoides canis genome has a window encoding:
- a CDS encoding KinB-signaling pathway activation protein, producing MTLKNLGKFYGITLLIGLVVTVIVSLIFGYDKLTVYLVKGELGEFLAALIWFMGYGLLIASISQLAFFAYLFIHQMGQGIFKGGWNAIQVVIILFAIVDLVYFRYLRFGQKDGDIIKFIWIPILIVIFGIAVSLYKNKLTGKNVFIPAMFFMVVMTTVELIPFLKVKDMMWLYCTIFALLLCNAFQLLSLPKYNKASYEERKARKIANGTWVEETPEVYKKNVKHTQVVTNKKKRKKK from the coding sequence GTGACATTAAAAAACTTAGGAAAATTTTACGGCATCACGTTACTTATAGGACTTGTTGTCACAGTAATCGTCAGCCTTATATTTGGATATGATAAATTAACAGTTTATCTTGTTAAAGGTGAGCTGGGTGAATTCCTGGCAGCACTCATATGGTTTATGGGATATGGCTTACTTATTGCGTCTATTAGTCAGCTGGCATTCTTTGCTTATTTATTTATCCATCAGATGGGACAAGGGATATTCAAAGGTGGATGGAATGCGATTCAAGTTGTGATTATTTTATTCGCGATTGTCGACCTTGTTTATTTCAGATACTTACGTTTCGGACAAAAAGATGGAGATATTATTAAATTCATCTGGATTCCAATATTGATTGTTATCTTCGGTATTGCTGTGAGTCTATATAAAAACAAGCTGACAGGAAAGAATGTCTTCATTCCTGCGATGTTCTTTATGGTGGTTATGACTACAGTAGAACTGATACCATTTCTGAAGGTTAAGGATATGATGTGGCTTTACTGCACTATCTTTGCTCTGCTTTTATGTAATGCGTTTCAGTTGTTGTCATTGCCGAAATATAATAAAGCATCTTATGAAGAACGTAAGGCACGCAAGATTGCAAACGGCACTTGGGTAGAAGAAACGCCAGAGGTATATAAGAAGAATGTGAAGCACACGCAAGTTGTGACGAATAAGAAAAAGCGAAAAAAGAAGTAA
- a CDS encoding Mrp/NBP35 family ATP-binding protein, which translates to MLTKEQVIEIIGQLEDPVVNVPLSETEGIKEVSIKEEKEHVSVKVMIAKLGGQAQLDLQMQIVEKLKENGAKTVGIRFEEMDESMLEQFRGVSTSEIEKLVDPNNKVTFISIASGKGGVGKSTVSVNLAVALARLGKRVGLVDADIYGFSVPDMMGISERPEIDGERIVPVSRFGVKVISMAFFVEENTPVIWRGPMLGKMINNFFNEVNWGDLDYILLDLPPGTGDVALDVHTMLPKSKEIIVTTPHPTAAFVASRAGAMALHTDHEILGVVENMSYFESKETGNKEYVFGSGGGQKLAEELNTELLGQLPLAQPDWNHEDFAPSVYQEDHPLGVIYMQMAQKVIDKTK; encoded by the coding sequence TTGTTAACTAAAGAACAAGTAATAGAAATTATCGGACAATTAGAAGATCCAGTAGTAAATGTACCGCTCTCTGAAACAGAGGGTATTAAAGAAGTTAGTATTAAAGAAGAGAAAGAACATGTATCGGTTAAAGTGATGATCGCTAAGCTTGGAGGTCAGGCTCAACTTGATCTTCAGATGCAGATCGTAGAGAAGCTGAAAGAGAACGGCGCGAAAACAGTGGGGATTCGTTTTGAAGAGATGGATGAGTCGATGCTAGAGCAGTTTCGCGGAGTTTCCACTTCGGAAATTGAAAAGTTAGTCGATCCAAATAATAAGGTGACGTTCATCTCTATCGCTTCAGGTAAAGGTGGCGTTGGTAAATCAACAGTGTCTGTGAACCTTGCTGTTGCACTTGCACGTTTAGGTAAACGTGTAGGATTAGTTGATGCTGATATTTATGGTTTCAGTGTACCGGATATGATGGGGATTTCAGAACGACCAGAAATTGACGGCGAACGTATCGTTCCTGTATCGCGTTTTGGAGTAAAGGTGATTTCGATGGCATTTTTCGTTGAAGAGAATACACCTGTTATTTGGCGTGGACCGATGCTCGGGAAGATGATCAATAACTTCTTCAATGAAGTGAACTGGGGAGATCTGGACTATATTCTATTAGATTTACCACCAGGTACAGGTGATGTGGCGCTTGATGTACATACAATGTTACCGAAGAGTAAAGAAATCATTGTTACAACACCGCATCCGACAGCTGCCTTTGTTGCATCAAGAGCTGGAGCAATGGCACTGCATACGGATCATGAAATTCTTGGTGTAGTAGAGAATATGAGTTATTTCGAAAGTAAAGAGACAGGAAATAAAGAGTATGTATTTGGTTCTGGTGGCGGACAGAAGTTAGCTGAAGAACTTAATACAGAGTTGCTCGGACAATTACCTTTAGCACAGCCAGATTGGAATCATGAAGATTTCGCACCATCTGTATATCAAGAAGATCACCCGCTTGGTGTCATCTATATGCAAATGGCTCAAAAGGTCATCGACAAAACAAAATAA
- a CDS encoding SepA family multidrug efflux transporter: protein MKLKRPNISWIALLFVLSVVLISGSAFILLVFFGMYGLSRLLIYFHLAEFTYNESVMDNSFYYGSYLIIGYVLLFIIEYIMDELKRMLPENKFFHGWYFHIITVSISTLVFYFGVHINYQHIRINFLVILAIISALYYLTELFYPDSVDLNNKED from the coding sequence GTGAAACTAAAGAGGCCGAATATTTCCTGGATAGCGCTCCTGTTTGTACTATCTGTAGTTTTAATTTCTGGATCAGCCTTTATATTGTTGGTCTTCTTCGGAATGTATGGACTCAGTAGATTACTTATTTATTTCCATCTTGCAGAATTTACATATAATGAAAGCGTGATGGATAACAGCTTTTATTATGGATCGTATTTAATTATCGGCTATGTGCTCTTGTTTATTATTGAATACATTATGGACGAATTAAAGCGTATGCTTCCAGAGAATAAGTTTTTTCATGGCTGGTATTTTCATATCATAACCGTGAGCATCTCTACGCTCGTTTTTTATTTCGGTGTGCATATTAATTATCAGCATATTAGAATAAACTTTCTTGTCATACTGGCGATTATTAGTGCGTTATACTATTTAACAGAACTCTTCTATCCTGATAGTGTCGATTTGAATAATAAAGAAGATTAA
- the ypfJ gene encoding KPN_02809 family neutral zinc metallopeptidase, producing MKWQGRQGSSNVEDARGSGGFSGGGSPMVIGGGGMGCLGIIVMIVIALMGGNPMDYMGGESQSTQTQNQQQDNGNNDVFDTGNVKTDAGNDGAATEQSLDDRGQFASVVLKDTEDVWHKIFQDYDKSYTEPRMVLYSDAVRSGCGQASSQMGPFYCPVDQKIYIDLSFMDELDQKFDAPGDFAMAYVIAHEVGHHVQNELGILPKFHQLRNQLSETEYNKYSVAVELQADYFAGVYAKHAQEMGYTDDGDLEEAIKAAHAVGDDTIQDNALGRANPDTFTHGSSAERMDWFKRGYEAGDFSQGNTFKARGLDF from the coding sequence ATGAAATGGCAAGGTAGACAAGGGAGTTCTAATGTAGAAGATGCGAGAGGTTCTGGCGGCTTTTCAGGTGGTGGCAGCCCGATGGTTATCGGTGGCGGTGGTATGGGATGTTTAGGTATTATCGTCATGATTGTTATCGCATTGATGGGTGGAAACCCGATGGATTACATGGGTGGCGAAAGTCAATCTACGCAAACACAAAATCAGCAGCAAGATAATGGCAACAACGATGTTTTTGATACAGGAAACGTTAAGACAGATGCAGGAAATGATGGCGCTGCGACGGAACAATCTTTAGACGACCGTGGACAGTTTGCATCAGTCGTACTGAAAGATACTGAAGATGTATGGCACAAAATATTCCAGGATTATGATAAATCTTATACTGAACCGAGAATGGTATTGTATTCAGATGCAGTGCGTTCAGGATGTGGACAGGCAAGTTCTCAGATGGGACCATTCTATTGTCCAGTCGATCAGAAGATTTATATCGATCTATCATTCATGGATGAACTGGATCAGAAGTTTGATGCACCTGGAGACTTCGCGATGGCTTACGTTATAGCACACGAAGTTGGGCATCACGTACAGAATGAACTCGGTATCTTACCGAAATTTCACCAGTTAAGAAACCAATTATCTGAAACTGAGTACAACAAATATTCTGTAGCTGTTGAGCTGCAGGCAGACTATTTTGCAGGAGTATATGCAAAGCATGCTCAAGAAATGGGTTATACAGATGATGGAGATTTAGAAGAAGCAATTAAAGCAGCTCATGCGGTTGGAGATGACACGATCCAGGATAATGCATTAGGACGTGCAAATCCAGATACATTTACACATGGATCTAGTGCAGAACGTATGGACTGGTTTAAGCGTGGTTATGAAGCAGGGGACTTTAGTCAAGGAAATACGTTTAAAGCAAGAGGTTTAGACTTTTAA
- a CDS encoding alpha-amylase produces the protein MTKNYTMMQYFEWHANGDGAHWKRLKEDAPKLKEKGIDAIWLPPACKADHVMNTGYSIYDLYDLGEFDQKGQVRTKYGTKEELLDAIKACHDNDIKVYADIVLNHKAGADEAETIKVVEVDPNDRNHVISEPFEIDAYTKFEFPGRNNKYSDFKWNHTHFNGTDYDHKTGRSGIFKILGENKDWNEFVDDEKGNFDYLMFTNIDYKHPDVREHTIEWGKWLIDTLGIDGMRMDAVKHIESYFIKDFSDAMREHAGEDFYFLGEYWNADLGKNQKFLEEADYNTDLFDVKLHFNFKAASEAGSAYDLRTLFDDTIVAEHPELAVTFVDNHDSQPGEALESFVKDWFKQSAYALILLREDGYPCIFYGDYYGIGGDQPVEGKQLAIDPLLYIRQNKAYGEQDDYFDHPNVIGFVRRGNGNKTGCAVIINSSEEEAEKQMFVGKERAGEVWYDYTNTREDKITIDEEGNGLFKVNPGSVSVYCEEE, from the coding sequence ATGACAAAAAATTATACGATGATGCAATATTTCGAATGGCATGCTAATGGAGATGGTGCGCACTGGAAACGTCTGAAAGAAGATGCACCGAAGCTAAAAGAAAAAGGAATCGATGCCATATGGCTACCACCTGCATGCAAAGCAGACCACGTAATGAATACAGGTTATAGCATCTATGACCTATATGATCTTGGGGAATTCGACCAAAAAGGACAAGTGCGAACAAAATACGGGACGAAAGAAGAACTGTTAGACGCAATTAAAGCTTGTCATGATAACGATATAAAAGTTTATGCAGATATTGTCCTCAATCACAAAGCTGGCGCAGATGAAGCAGAAACAATCAAAGTCGTAGAAGTTGATCCAAATGATCGTAACCATGTTATCTCAGAACCTTTCGAAATCGATGCCTACACAAAATTTGAATTCCCGGGTCGTAACAACAAATACAGCGATTTTAAATGGAACCATACACACTTTAACGGTACTGACTACGATCACAAAACAGGACGCAGCGGTATCTTTAAAATATTAGGCGAAAATAAAGACTGGAATGAATTCGTAGATGATGAGAAAGGCAACTTTGATTACTTAATGTTTACAAATATCGATTATAAACATCCAGATGTAAGGGAGCATACAATCGAATGGGGAAAATGGCTCATCGATACATTAGGAATAGACGGCATGCGTATGGATGCTGTGAAACATATCGAAAGCTACTTTATTAAAGATTTCAGTGACGCGATGCGTGAACATGCCGGTGAAGACTTCTATTTCCTGGGTGAGTATTGGAACGCAGACCTTGGTAAGAATCAGAAGTTTCTTGAAGAGGCGGATTACAACACTGATCTATTCGATGTTAAACTGCACTTCAACTTCAAAGCCGCTTCTGAAGCAGGCAGTGCCTATGATTTACGTACACTATTCGATGATACGATCGTTGCAGAGCACCCTGAACTTGCAGTCACATTTGTTGATAACCATGACTCTCAGCCAGGTGAAGCATTGGAGTCCTTCGTTAAAGACTGGTTCAAACAAAGCGCTTATGCATTAATATTATTACGTGAAGATGGCTATCCATGTATATTCTATGGTGATTATTATGGTATCGGCGGAGATCAGCCAGTCGAGGGAAAACAGCTTGCAATCGATCCATTACTTTATATTAGACAAAATAAAGCATATGGAGAACAAGACGATTACTTCGATCATCCGAATGTCATCGGATTTGTCAGACGCGGAAATGGCAATAAGACAGGTTGTGCTGTAATTATCAATTCAAGTGAAGAAGAAGCAGAAAAACAGATGTTTGTCGGTAAAGAACGCGCTGGTGAAGTCTGGTATGATTACACAAATACGAGAGAAGATAAAATCACTATTGATGAAGAAGGAAACGGTCTCTTCAAAGTTAACCCAGGAAGCGTATCAGTTTACTGCGAAGAAGAATAA
- a CDS encoding MFS transporter: MKRGLISALVIIMFMSAIETSIVSLATPAIGKDLGVKESLALIFTSYMIAIVVITPLVGEIMKRIGSKYTMIFGIIVFIVGSMLSGASFTFPMLVVSRLIQGLGAGIMMTMGSIIPKIAFEIPYRYKVMGIVGSVWGISSIVGPLLGGLVLTYLKWSFLFYINVPVAVAAIVLVLKFFKFDEQPSKTKLDIKGLLLFYAFLIFLIISFTIGGLLGAAAYIIAIILLVLFVKFELKVQSPFIPIRSFNKKIGITMGTDMVYAMLLMGTNIFLPFYLQTEKGLSPLLSGLTTFSISVFWLTSTFILKRVEQRFTVKQVYQLSFFYMMLGAAIILFTESVIAVTIGCIFLGLSYGTVFTKNVVTIQESAAPHELGSMMSAYSLLKFIGSTTGSVVMSFVYYSNVLHNIHNNMAVMVIIALVLIVIYQFLYREKTV; the protein is encoded by the coding sequence ATGAAAAGAGGGTTAATAAGTGCACTTGTCATTATCATGTTTATGAGTGCTATTGAAACATCGATCGTATCACTCGCAACCCCTGCAATAGGTAAAGATCTAGGTGTAAAAGAGTCGCTCGCATTAATTTTTACCAGCTATATGATTGCCATTGTAGTGATTACACCGCTTGTCGGGGAAATTATGAAACGCATCGGTTCTAAGTATACGATGATATTCGGTATTATCGTATTTATCGTAGGAAGTATGTTATCTGGAGCATCATTTACGTTTCCGATGCTCGTTGTATCACGTCTTATTCAAGGACTTGGTGCAGGAATCATGATGACGATGGGAAGTATTATTCCAAAAATCGCATTTGAAATACCGTATCGCTATAAAGTGATGGGTATTGTCGGAAGTGTATGGGGCATTTCAAGTATCGTAGGACCACTTTTAGGCGGATTGGTATTAACATATTTAAAGTGGAGCTTTTTATTTTACATTAATGTTCCTGTAGCAGTAGCTGCAATTGTTCTCGTATTGAAGTTCTTTAAATTTGATGAGCAGCCATCAAAGACGAAGCTTGACATTAAAGGGTTATTACTTTTCTATGCATTTTTGATCTTTTTAATAATTAGCTTCACTATAGGCGGACTACTTGGTGCTGCGGCATATATAATAGCAATTATATTACTCGTTCTATTTGTTAAGTTTGAACTAAAGGTGCAATCACCCTTTATACCAATTCGATCCTTCAATAAAAAGATAGGTATAACGATGGGAACAGATATGGTATATGCAATGCTATTGATGGGAACCAATATATTCTTACCGTTTTATTTACAGACAGAGAAGGGACTATCCCCTTTACTTAGTGGTTTAACGACATTCTCGATATCAGTGTTCTGGCTGACGTCAACATTTATATTGAAACGTGTCGAACAACGCTTTACAGTAAAGCAAGTCTATCAATTAAGCTTCTTCTATATGATGCTTGGTGCAGCGATTATCCTGTTTACTGAAAGTGTTATCGCAGTGACAATAGGATGTATATTCTTAGGATTGAGCTACGGTACTGTATTTACGAAGAATGTCGTTACCATTCAAGAAAGTGCAGCACCTCATGAACTCGGCAGTATGATGAGTGCTTACAGCTTACTTAAGTTTATCGGCTCAACTACTGGATCTGTGGTTATGTCATTTGTCTATTACAGTAATGTATTACATAACATTCATAACAATATGGCGGTAATGGTCATCATTGCACTTGTACTTATCGTTATTTATCAGTTCTTATATCGAGAAAAGACTGTTTAG